In Uranotaenia lowii strain MFRU-FL chromosome 2, ASM2978415v1, whole genome shotgun sequence, one genomic interval encodes:
- the LOC129746539 gene encoding mediator of RNA polymerase II transcription subunit 30-like produces the protein MSGQYPSGYQSPSGHRGNFNSPMMQQQQQGMNQMGVPNMMGFNQNNVMQNQQQMQTGNNQSGPDMGMNQNIAQQQQQQQQQQMASGGQQQATNPGQVPNSQQMQQSIPGQGQNQQQQQAGSQQSPQLNAASAGGQPVAGNVGPAGNQVAGAPAGQPGAGPIANPQGTTNMQQKEFNLLTLCRIGQETVQDIVSRFQEVFGILRVIQPPNGTNQGLTSSNDKKAKVQEQFRTIRLLFKRLRLLYDKCNDNCQQGMEFTHVESLIPVKDEPERAEPVHTEEYKKALQENRELIEIVMLKNKQLREIIDKIRLTIWEINTMLSMRRC, from the exons ATGTCCGGGCAATATCCAAGCGGCTACCAGAGTCCAAGTGGCCATCGAGGTAATTTCAACAGTCCGAtgatgcagcagcagcaacaaggCATGAATCAAATGGGTGTTCCAAATATGATGG GTTTCAATCAAAACAACGTGATGCAAAACCAGCAGCAAATGCAAACCGGGAATAATCAATCGGGACCGGATATGGGAATGAATCAAAACATcgcccaacaacaacaacagcagcagcaacaacaaatgGCTTCCGGTGGCCAGCAACAGGCTACCAATCCCGGACAGGTGCCCAACAGCCAACAGATGCAACAATCCATACCGGGTCAAGGACAAAACCAGCAACAACAGCAAGCGGGATCGCAACAGTCTCCTCAGCTGAATGCGGCCAGTGCCGGTGGTCAACCGGTTGCCGGAAATGTTGGACCGGCTGGGAACCAGGTTGCGGGAGCTCCGGCAGGTCAACCGGGAGCAGGGCCCATCGCAAACCCGCAAGGCACAACCAATATGCAACAGAAAGAGTTCAATCTGCTGACGTTGTGCCGAATCGGCCAGGAAACGGTACAGGATATCGTTAGCCGTTTTCAG GAAGTTTTCGGCATTCTTCGCGTAATTCAACCTCCGAACGGGACAAACCAGGGCTTAACATCGAGCAACGATAAGAAAGCCAAGGTTCAGGAACAGTTTCGCACCATCCGATTGCTGTTTAAACGGCTACGGCTGTTGTACGATAAGTGCAATGACAACTGCCAACAGGGCATGGAATTCACCCATGTAGAAAGCTTGATCCCGGTTAAGGATGAACCGGAGCGAGCCGAACCGGTCCACACCGAGGAGTACAAAAAGGCGCTCCAGGAAAATCGGGAATTGATTGAAATTGTGATGCTGAAGAACAAACAGCTTCGGGAGATCATCGATAAGATTCGGTTAACGATTTGGGAAATCAACACGATGCTTAGCATGAGAAGGTGTTGA
- the LOC129745695 gene encoding protein asteroid-like — translation MGVRGLTTYIAANAERYLEPFELHDCDLVIDGDNLCFQLYVRSEAGMGAFGGNYDNFYRAVLDFFALLRKCSIRPWVLLDGGYEACKLKTVRQRMLGRIQFIKHVKVGSNRLLIPLLMREVFVDALRAIKVPFMRCLFEADNEIAVLARKLDCPVLSYDSDFYIHNVRYIPYVTLSHKVYRKTIQNEENFQIELVSKKAKVKSKLLAKEGSSEFLPEQIQESYNYLDCSLYTIENLIGSGHKLKPEMLPLFATLLGNDYIERRILKTFYASMTVGKTNRKVPREKRKILGILRWLQHHTVQSATNTILGQIKERNRQKLKRQLRGAMHGYNCEECDSFEYFGFEEESRADDDEEADEYVMPEEEGAEKQLNAPENGNSSGRVETTENHETDCLEGEDDDEEQDNSDDDNNEEQTEDEDDGETDNGGVDEDAPVEDPDLEDTFEWEDWVVDLFRAGRTPRFVMDLYRSGLYINYPQVEDIQKPDSNALCYDLLKFIFALLMNGKKRHSFRYLTRCQKVTQFRWMKFYDVTLPENLKYDPHKPKNLSLFKALLESLSTDSGLLDAVKLLPPNLRLYFLSIVYWANKCPDVTSIHVHTLIVCLMQLLVIDKHLSNRKRDVKVFLTNYKSNLESMKRTYKKVELKEETLTKNLIAELCKKVSKTEAILSYDLFINFFHINERQTRKHAEFDRFLAHTFAQLQAVTLNMFTLNALLQHPFESCKMHELYNGLFIHNVYHAVKIRTDPMNYLEGTIYRYSGTMMIIHRLLFDWVRAAVPQLESRLETKRLTKTALKPKAKITKPGERKLEVVANDCIDTDLLESSEDDGEGFSDLNNQFSQLLQIS, via the exons ATGGGGGTTCGTGGTTTAACGACGTACATCGCCGCAAATGCGGAGCGCTACTTGGAACCCTTCGAGCTGCACGATTGTGATTTGGTCATCGATGGGGATAATCTGTGCTTCCAACTGTACGTCCGTTCCGAGGCAGGGATGGGCGCCTTTGGAGGGAACTATGATAACTTCTACAGGGCGGTGTTGGATTTCTTTGCATTGCTGAGAAAGTGCTCAATTCGTCCGTGGGTTTTGCTTGACGGGGGCTATGAGGCCTGTAAACTCAAAACAGTCCGGCAAAGGATGTTGGGTCGGATTCAGTTCATCAAACACGTGAAGGTTGGGTCTAATAGATTGTTGATTCCTCTATTAATGAGAGAAGTCTTCGTGGATGCCTTGAGGGCCATTAAGGTTCCCTTTATGAGGTGTCTCTTTGAGGCTGATAACGAAATAGCAGTTCTAGCTAGGAAGTTGGATTGCCCGGTTCTGAGCTATGATAGCGACTTTTACATTCACAATGTAAGGTATATACCCTATGTAACATTGAGTCACAAAGTCTACCGGAAAACGATTCAAAATGAGGAAAACTTCCAAATCGAGCTTGTCAGTAAAAAGGCTAAAGTCAAAAGTAAATTGCTCGCTAAGGAAGGAAGCTCGGAATTTTTACCGGAACAAATTCAAGAGTCGTACAACTATTTGGACTGTTCGCTTTACACAATAGAAAACCTAATCGGCTCAGGGCACAAGCTGAAACCGGAAATGTTGCCCCTGTTCGCAACCTTGCTCGGAAACGATTACATAGAAAGGCGgattctgaaaacattttacGCCTCGATGACCGTTGGTAAGACGAACCGAAAGGTCCCGCGTGAAAAGCGCAAAATCCTGGGGATATTACGGTGGCTCCAGCATCACACGGTCCAATCGGCGACCAACACCATTCTCGGGCAGATCAAGGAACGCAACAGACAAAAGTTGAAGCGGCAGTTGCGGGGGGCAATGCATGGATACAACTGCGAAGAATGTGACTCGTTTGAGTATTTTGGTTTCGAGGAGGAATCGCGAGCCGACGACGATGAAGAAGCTGATGAATATGTAATGCCTGAAGAGGAAGGAGCTGAAAAG caACTCAACGCTCCTGAAAATGGAAACTCATCCGGTCGAGTCGAAACAACAGAAAATCATGAAACAGATTGTTTGGAAGGAGAAGACGATGATGAAGAACAAGATAATAGTGATGATGATAATAATGAAGAACAAACGGAAGATGAAGATGATGGTGAAACAGATAATGGTGGAGTAGATGAAGATGCACCCGTTGAAGATCCCGATCTTGAAGACACGTTTGAGTGGGAAGATTGGGTTGTAGACCTTTTTCGAGCAGGTCGAACTCCACGTTTCGTCATGGATCTGTACCGTTCAGGGCTGTATATCAACTATCCCCAGGTAGAAGACATCCAAAAGCCGGATAGCAATGCATTGTGCTACGATTTATTAAAGTTTATCTTCGCTCTACTGATGAACGGTAAAAAAAGGCACTCGTTCCGATACCTCACGCGTTGCCAAAAAGTAACGCAATTTCGATGGATGAAATTCTATGACGTTACGCTAccggaaaatttgaaatatgaccCACATAAACCGAAGAATTTATCACTGTTCAAAGCCTTGCTCGAATCTTTGTCAACCGATTCAGGTCTTTTGGATGCAGTTAAGCTTTTACCTCCCAATTTACGTCTATACTTTTTGAGCATAGTCTATTGGGCCAACAAATGTCCCGATGTGACGAGCATCCACGTTCATACCTTGATAGTTTGCTTGATGCAATTACTGGTGATAGACAAACATTTATCTAACAGAAAGCGTGACGTGAAAGTCTTTCTGACTAACTACAAGTCGAATTTAGAATCAATGAAACGAACTtacaaaaaagttgaattgaaaGAAGAAACGTTGACTAAAAATCTaatagccgaactttgcaaaaaggtttcaaaaactGAAGCAATTCTATCGTATGATCTTTTCATAAACTTCTTCCACATAAACGAGCGCCAAACGCGAAAACATGCCGAGTTCGATAGATTCCTGGCGCATACTTTTGCCCAGCTTCAAGCGGTCACACTCAACATGTTTACTCTGAACGCCCTGCTACAGCATCCCTTTGAATCTTGTAAAATGCATGAACTGTACAATGGATTATTTATTCATAACGTGTACCACGCGGTGAAAATACGTACCGATCCAATGAACTACCTCGAAGGTACAATTTACCGTTATTCCGGAACCATGATGATCATCCATCGGTTGTTGTTCGACTGGGTTCGCGCGGCTGTCCCACAACTGGAATCCCGCCTGGAAACGAAGAGGCTGACTAAAACGGCATTAAAACCTAAAGCTAAAATCACCAAACCAGGCGAACGAAAGCTGGAAGTGGTTGCGAATGATTGCATCGATACAGATCTGTTGGAATCGAGTGAAGATGACGGGGAAGGGTTTAGTGACTTGAACAATCAGTTTAGCCAGTTGTTGcaaatatcatga